From a region of the Mauremys mutica isolate MM-2020 ecotype Southern chromosome 12, ASM2049712v1, whole genome shotgun sequence genome:
- the WBP2 gene encoding WW domain-binding protein 2, translated as MALNRNHSEGGGVIVNNSESILMTYDHVEIAFSDMENMPDAFKGTKKGSVFLTPFRVIFVSKGKDPMQSFMMPFYLIKDCEIKQPVFGANYIKGTVKAETGGGWEGSVTFKITFSAGGAIEFGQRMLQVASQASRGEAPNGAYGYSYMPNGAYAFAPPAANGVYGPPPPGYPYPPPPPEFYPGPPMMDGAMGYMQPPPPPYPGPMEPPVSGPDLPSTPAAEAKAAEAAASAYYSPVNPHNVYMPTDQPPPPPYFPPEDKKTQ; from the exons CATTTTGATGACCTATGACCACGTAGAAATTGCATTCAGTGATATGGAAAACATGCCAGATGCCTTTAAAGGGACCAAGAAAGGAAGTGTCTTCTTGACTCCATTTAGA GTTATTTTTGTGTCCAAGGGAAAGGATCCTATGCAGTCTTTCATGATGcccttttatttaataaaagatTGTGAGATTAAACAGCCTGTCTTTGGAGCAAATTATATCAAGGGGACAGTGAAAGCAGAGACAGGAG GTGGCTGGGAAGGATCTGTAACATTCAAAATAACTTTTTCAGCTGGGGGCGCGATTGAGTTTGGACAGCGTATGCTGCAAGTGGCATCTCAAG CCTCTAGAGGGGAAGCTCCCAATGGAGCATACGGTTATTCCTACATGCCGAATGGAGCTTATGCCTTTGCGCCACCTGCAGCCAATGGCGTGTATGGTCCCCCTCCGCCAGGATACCCctacccaccaccacctcctg AGTTTTATCCTGGTCCCCCCATGATGGATGGAGCCATGGGTTACATGCAGCCTCCACCACCTCCTTACCCTGGGCCCATGGAGCCTCCAGTCAGTGGCCCAGACCTTCCTTCCACTCCTGCAG CTGAAGCGAAGGCTGCAGAAGCTGCTGCCAGTGCTTATTACAGTCCAGTCAACCCTCATAATGTCTACATGCCCACA GAccagcctccccctcctccttacTTCCCACCAGAGGACAAGAAGACCCAATAA